The Pseudomonas parafulva genome includes a window with the following:
- a CDS encoding ATP-binding protein, producing MLAAVQPLSATRQNLWRLTVIRVLVLAAQAGSVGVAYWTELLPLPWLSLAGTLALSSLLCAFTALRLRLSLPVTELEYALQLACDLLIHSALLYYSGGSTNPFVSYYLVPLAIAAVTLPWLYSLILSGIALTAYSLLLVQFYPLEGLPLARDKMQVYGMWLSIALAAAVITFFAARMAEELRRQEHLRSERREESLRDEQLLAVATQAAGAAHELGTPLATMSVLLNEMRQDHTDPLLQEDLQILQDQVKLCKETLQQLVRAAEANRRLAIVEQDVTVWLDEALNRWHLMRPEASYRFQRLRDGLVPRLTPPPDLTQALLNLLNNAADACPDDLEVRLDWDHQDIVISIRDHGPGVPPAIAEAIGKPFITTKGKGFGLGLFLSKASVTRAGGSVKLYSHEQGGTLTELRLPHGTRGEA from the coding sequence ATGCTCGCCGCCGTACAACCGCTGTCCGCTACACGCCAGAACCTCTGGCGACTGACCGTCATTCGCGTTCTTGTGTTGGCCGCCCAGGCCGGCTCGGTGGGCGTGGCCTACTGGACCGAGCTGTTGCCACTGCCCTGGCTGTCGCTGGCCGGCACCCTGGCCTTGTCCTCGCTGCTGTGCGCCTTCACGGCGCTGCGCCTGCGCTTGTCGCTGCCGGTCACCGAACTCGAATATGCCCTGCAACTGGCGTGCGACCTGTTGATACACAGCGCCCTGCTGTACTACTCCGGCGGCTCGACCAACCCCTTCGTGTCCTATTACCTGGTGCCGCTGGCGATCGCGGCGGTTACGCTGCCCTGGCTGTATTCGCTGATTCTGTCGGGCATCGCGCTGACGGCCTACAGCCTGCTGCTGGTGCAGTTCTACCCGCTCGAAGGCCTGCCACTGGCACGGGACAAGATGCAGGTCTACGGCATGTGGCTGAGCATTGCGCTGGCCGCCGCGGTGATCACGTTCTTTGCCGCGCGCATGGCCGAGGAACTTCGGCGCCAGGAGCACCTGCGCTCGGAGCGCCGCGAAGAAAGCCTGCGCGATGAGCAGTTGCTGGCCGTGGCCACCCAGGCTGCGGGCGCAGCCCACGAGCTGGGTACGCCGCTGGCGACGATGAGCGTGTTGCTTAACGAGATGCGCCAGGATCACACTGATCCGCTGCTGCAGGAAGACCTGCAGATCCTTCAGGACCAGGTCAAGCTGTGCAAGGAAACCCTGCAACAGCTGGTTCGCGCAGCCGAGGCCAATCGCCGGCTGGCCATCGTCGAGCAGGACGTCACCGTCTGGCTCGACGAGGCCCTCAACCGCTGGCACCTGATGCGCCCGGAAGCCAGTTACCGCTTCCAGCGCCTGCGTGATGGTCTTGTCCCCCGGCTGACGCCGCCGCCTGATCTGACCCAGGCGCTGCTCAACCTGTTGAACAACGCCGCCGATGCCTGTCCCGATGACCTGGAGGTGCGCCTGGATTGGGATCACCAGGACATCGTCATCAGCATCCGCGACCATGGCCCTGGCGTACCGCCAGCCATCGCCGAAGCCATTGGCAAACCTTTCATTACCACCAAGGGCAAGGGCTTCGGCCTGGGCCTGTTCCTGAGCAAGGCCAGCGTCACCCGTGCGGGTGGCTCAGTGAAACTCTATAGTCATGAACAAGGTGGCACCCTGACCGAATTGCGCCTGCCACACGGCACGCGAGGAGAAGCATGA
- a CDS encoding SIMPL domain-containing protein (The SIMPL domain is named for its presence in mouse protein SIMPL (signalling molecule that associates with mouse pelle-like kinase). Bacterial member BP26, from Brucella, was shown to assemble into a channel-like structure, while YggE from E. coli has been associated with resistance to oxidative stress.) — MLIQRRGAALLLSCGLLASLPALAADEPRFNQVSLRAEVSKEVARDLMVVTLYSEAQNTDPSKLAKQITETMNKAVQQSRQVKDVKISQGSRNSYPVYDTKGQKITGWRERAELRLESADFPALSQLTAELLQDLKMGGMDFSIAPATRKSSEDALLKEAVDAFKARAQLATEALGGSGYKVVSLNLNSSGYPRPYLRSAPMAMKAMAADEAAPAPDIEAGTSEVSMNADGLIEVQMP; from the coding sequence ATGCTAATCCAACGTCGCGGCGCTGCCCTTCTCTTGTCCTGCGGTCTGCTGGCCAGCCTGCCAGCGCTGGCCGCCGATGAACCGCGCTTCAACCAGGTGTCGCTGCGCGCCGAAGTGAGCAAGGAAGTGGCACGCGACCTGATGGTCGTGACCCTCTACAGCGAAGCGCAGAACACCGACCCGAGCAAGCTTGCCAAGCAGATCACCGAGACCATGAACAAGGCCGTGCAGCAGTCGCGCCAGGTCAAGGACGTCAAGATCAGCCAGGGCAGCCGCAACAGCTACCCGGTGTACGACACCAAGGGCCAGAAAATCACCGGCTGGCGCGAGCGTGCCGAGCTGCGGCTCGAAAGCGCGGACTTCCCGGCGCTTTCACAGCTCACCGCCGAGCTGCTGCAAGACCTGAAAATGGGCGGCATGGACTTCTCCATCGCACCGGCTACCCGCAAGTCCAGCGAAGACGCACTGCTCAAGGAGGCCGTCGACGCGTTCAAGGCGCGCGCCCAGTTGGCCACCGAAGCCCTGGGCGGCAGCGGTTACAAGGTGGTCAGCCTCAACTTGAACAGCAGCGGCTACCCACGTCCTTACCTGCGCAGTGCGCCGATGGCAATGAAAGCCATGGCAGCAGACGAGGCTGCGCCCGCGCCGGACATCGAGGCGGGCACCAGCGAAGTGAGCATGAACGCCGATGGCTTGATCGAAGTTCAGATGCCCTGA
- a CDS encoding ABC transporter substrate-binding protein, with protein sequence MLKHAVIPFLLGAGLLTGAPSAFAASNLVFCSEGSPAGFDPGQYTTGTDFDASAETVFNRLTQFERGGTAVIPGLATRWEVAEDGKTYTFHLREGVKFHTTDYFKPTRPFNADDVLFTFNRMLDKDHPFRKAYPTEFPYFTDMGMDKNIAGVEKLDDHTVKFTLNDVDAAFIQNLAMSFASIQSAEYADQLLKNGKAADINQKPIGTGPFVFSKYQKDAQIRFKGNKDYWKPEDVKIDNLIFAITTDASVRMQKLKKNECQVTLFPRPADIAPLKQDPKLQMPQQAGFNLGYIAYNVMDQVKGSNQPNPMAQLKVRQALDMAVDKQKIIESVYQGAGQLAVNAMPPTQWSYDSSIKDAPYDPDKARQLLKEAGIKDGTEITLWAMPVQRPYNPNAKLMAEMLQADWAKVGIKAKIVSYEWGEYIKRSKAGEQGAMLIGWSGDNGDPDNWLGTLYGCDAIDGNNFSKWCYKPYDDLIKQAKATSDQAKRTELYQKAQHILKEQVPITPIAHSTVYQPMSAKVKDFKISPFALNAFYGVSVDK encoded by the coding sequence ATGCTCAAACATGCAGTCATTCCGTTCCTGCTAGGCGCAGGTTTGCTCACCGGCGCCCCGTCGGCCTTCGCCGCTTCCAACCTGGTGTTCTGTTCAGAAGGCAGCCCGGCCGGTTTCGACCCGGGGCAATACACCACCGGCACCGATTTCGACGCCTCTGCCGAAACGGTTTTCAACCGGTTGACTCAGTTCGAGCGAGGCGGCACCGCGGTCATTCCTGGGCTGGCAACGCGCTGGGAGGTGGCGGAGGATGGCAAGACCTACACCTTCCACCTGCGCGAAGGCGTGAAGTTCCACACCACCGATTACTTCAAGCCCACCCGCCCGTTCAATGCAGACGACGTGCTATTCACGTTCAACCGCATGCTCGACAAGGACCATCCGTTCCGCAAGGCCTACCCCACCGAGTTCCCATACTTCACCGACATGGGCATGGACAAGAACATCGCCGGCGTCGAGAAACTGGACGACCATACGGTCAAGTTCACTCTCAACGACGTCGACGCCGCTTTCATCCAGAACCTGGCCATGAGCTTTGCGTCCATCCAGTCCGCCGAGTACGCCGACCAGTTGCTCAAGAATGGCAAGGCCGCCGACATCAACCAGAAGCCGATCGGCACCGGCCCGTTCGTGTTCAGCAAGTACCAGAAAGACGCGCAGATTCGCTTCAAGGGTAACAAGGACTACTGGAAACCCGAGGACGTGAAGATCGACAACCTGATCTTCGCCATCACCACCGATGCTTCGGTGCGCATGCAGAAACTCAAGAAGAACGAGTGCCAGGTCACGCTGTTCCCGCGCCCGGCCGATATCGCCCCGCTCAAGCAGGACCCCAAACTGCAGATGCCCCAGCAGGCGGGCTTCAACCTGGGCTACATCGCCTACAACGTGATGGACCAGGTCAAGGGCAGCAACCAGCCCAACCCCATGGCCCAGCTCAAGGTGCGCCAGGCGCTGGACATGGCCGTGGACAAGCAGAAAATCATCGAGTCGGTGTACCAGGGGGCAGGCCAGCTGGCGGTCAATGCCATGCCGCCGACCCAGTGGTCGTATGACAGCAGCATCAAGGACGCTCCCTACGACCCCGACAAGGCCCGCCAATTGCTCAAGGAAGCCGGCATCAAGGACGGCACCGAAATCACTCTTTGGGCCATGCCGGTCCAGCGCCCGTACAACCCCAACGCCAAGCTGATGGCCGAGATGCTCCAGGCAGACTGGGCCAAGGTCGGTATCAAGGCCAAGATCGTCAGCTATGAATGGGGCGAGTACATCAAGCGCTCCAAGGCGGGCGAACAGGGCGCCATGCTCATTGGCTGGAGCGGGGACAATGGCGACCCTGACAACTGGCTGGGTACGTTGTACGGCTGCGACGCCATCGACGGCAACAACTTCTCCAAGTGGTGCTACAAGCCCTACGATGACTTGATCAAGCAGGCCAAGGCCACCTCCGACCAGGCCAAGCGCACCGAGCTTTATCAGAAAGCCCAGCACATCCTCAAGGAACAGGTGCCGATTACCCCGATTGCCCACTCCACCGTCTACCAGCCCATGAGCGCCAAGGTGAAGGACTTCAAGATCAGTCCATTTGCCCTGAACGCGTTCTACGGCGTCAGCGTGGACAAATAG
- a CDS encoding ABC transporter substrate-binding protein, translating to MRHLTRLSTLLALALVGQTPAVMANNLVFCSEGSPAGFDTAQYTTATDNDAAQPIYNRLVEFERGGTAVHPALATRWEVSENGLRYTFHLREGVSFHSNKAFIPSRPFNADDVLFTFNRMLDRQHPFRTAYPTEFPYFVSMGLDKNIAGVEKTDPYTVVFTLHTVDAAFIQNLAMSFASILSAEYAEQLLKTGRPSDINQQPIGTGPFVFQRYQKDSQIRYKANRAYWAPEQVKLDNLVFSINVDPSVRIQKLRRNECQVTLHPRPADLPGLKQDPKVQVLQQAGFNLGYIAYNTQHPPFDRLEVRQAMDMAVNKQAILQAVYQQAGQRAVNAMPPTQWSYDNSITDAPRDPDKARQLLEQAGVKPGTEITLWAMPVQRPYNPNAKLMAEMLQADWSKLGFKVRIVSYEWGEYIKRLKSGEHDVALIGWTGDNGDPDNWLGTLYSCDAIGSNNYSQWCDPQYDSLVKQAKQVTDQAQRTALYQQAQQRLKQQVPITPVAHSTVNQPLSTQVSGFKVSPFGRNDFSGVSVD from the coding sequence ATGCGCCACCTGACCCGACTTTCTACACTGCTCGCCCTGGCCCTCGTCGGCCAGACGCCAGCGGTGATGGCCAACAACCTGGTGTTCTGCTCCGAAGGCAGCCCGGCCGGTTTCGATACGGCCCAATACACCACCGCCACCGACAATGACGCCGCCCAGCCGATCTACAACCGCCTGGTGGAGTTCGAACGCGGCGGCACGGCGGTACATCCTGCCCTGGCCACCCGCTGGGAAGTCAGCGAGAACGGCCTGCGCTACACCTTTCACCTGCGCGAAGGCGTGAGCTTTCACAGCAACAAGGCCTTCATCCCCAGCCGGCCCTTCAACGCAGACGACGTGCTGTTCACCTTCAACCGCATGCTCGACAGGCAGCACCCGTTTCGCACGGCCTACCCCACCGAGTTCCCCTACTTCGTCAGCATGGGCCTGGACAAGAACATCGCAGGCGTCGAAAAGACCGACCCATACACCGTGGTGTTCACGCTGCACACGGTAGATGCCGCGTTCATCCAGAACCTGGCCATGAGCTTTGCATCGATCCTGTCCGCCGAATACGCCGAGCAACTGCTCAAGACCGGGCGGCCCAGCGACATCAACCAGCAACCGATAGGCACCGGCCCGTTCGTGTTCCAGCGTTACCAGAAGGACTCGCAGATCCGCTACAAGGCCAACCGTGCCTACTGGGCGCCCGAGCAGGTGAAGCTCGACAACCTGGTGTTCTCGATCAATGTCGACCCGTCGGTGCGCATCCAGAAACTGCGCCGCAACGAGTGCCAGGTCACCCTGCATCCGCGGCCGGCCGACCTGCCAGGGCTCAAGCAGGACCCCAAAGTGCAGGTCTTGCAGCAAGCAGGGTTCAACCTGGGCTATATCGCCTACAACACCCAGCACCCGCCATTCGACCGGCTTGAGGTACGCCAGGCCATGGACATGGCGGTCAACAAGCAAGCCATCCTGCAGGCGGTGTACCAGCAAGCCGGGCAACGGGCGGTTAATGCGATGCCGCCCACACAGTGGTCCTACGACAACAGCATCACCGATGCACCCCGTGACCCGGACAAAGCCCGCCAGCTGCTCGAGCAGGCCGGGGTCAAGCCTGGCACCGAAATCACCCTGTGGGCCATGCCGGTGCAACGCCCCTACAACCCTAACGCCAAGCTGATGGCCGAAATGCTCCAAGCCGATTGGAGCAAGCTGGGCTTTAAAGTGCGCATCGTCAGCTACGAATGGGGCGAATACATCAAGCGCCTCAAGAGCGGTGAGCACGATGTGGCGCTGATCGGTTGGACAGGTGACAACGGCGACCCCGACAACTGGCTGGGCACGCTGTACAGCTGCGATGCCATTGGCAGCAACAACTACTCGCAATGGTGCGACCCGCAGTACGACAGCCTGGTCAAGCAAGCCAAGCAGGTCACCGACCAGGCCCAGCGCACCGCGCTCTATCAGCAAGCCCAGCAGCGGCTCAAGCAGCAGGTGCCGATCACGCCAGTGGCCCACTCAACTGTCAATCAGCCCCTGAGCACCCAAGTGTCCGGGTTCAAGGTCAGCCCGTTCGGACGCAACGATTTTTCCGGCGTCAGCGTCGATTAG
- a CDS encoding OprD family porin — protein sequence MRLFNSSALALAIGVATSTAHADPQSQAYLPLTVAAQSAQAQAKGFVDGQSLSGTTRNWYARERATRAPLWRYYKSDGTRHPTHTRENWVQGTILNYTSGFTQGTVGFAVEAAGYNAIALQQDREAIAGPNNRTLTHSDGDAIGQWSKLGLGNVKARISNTTLTLGRQAVDTPMIAFIGNRALPSSFQGAFLHSAEFDNLTFDLGTFDRVSPRTEQSLSKFRSEYGAAGVETDRASTVGINYQPLKSLTTSLYATKVEDFWNQYYFGANHLFGDSAVLSLSTGLNYYKTVDAGSRKMGDIDNDTYSLSLGLTHQAHTLTAAWQQVNGNEYFDYLHETNGIYLANSLLSDFNGPNEKSLQLSYVLNMAYYGVPGLKFNLYNARGWGIDGTHYRGSAYDVQGLDGETHYEWGIGTSYAVQSGPLKDTSIRATYTTHRASKAQGDGSLNEFRLVTTIPFNIL from the coding sequence GTGAGACTGTTCAATTCGAGCGCGCTGGCGTTAGCCATAGGCGTGGCAACCTCCACCGCCCACGCCGACCCACAGAGCCAAGCCTACCTGCCGCTCACCGTCGCAGCCCAAAGCGCCCAGGCGCAGGCCAAGGGTTTCGTCGATGGCCAGAGCTTGAGCGGGACGACGCGCAACTGGTACGCCCGCGAACGCGCCACGCGCGCACCGCTATGGCGCTACTACAAGAGCGACGGTACCCGTCACCCCACCCACACGCGTGAAAACTGGGTGCAGGGCACCATCCTCAATTACACCTCGGGCTTTACCCAGGGCACGGTGGGCTTTGCCGTGGAGGCAGCCGGCTACAATGCCATCGCCCTGCAGCAGGATCGCGAAGCGATTGCAGGGCCCAACAACCGTACCCTGACCCACAGCGACGGCGATGCCATCGGCCAGTGGAGCAAACTGGGGTTGGGTAACGTCAAGGCGCGTATATCCAATACCACCCTGACCCTCGGTCGTCAGGCCGTCGATACCCCGATGATCGCTTTCATCGGCAACCGCGCCCTGCCCTCCAGTTTCCAGGGCGCGTTCCTGCACAGCGCTGAATTCGACAACCTGACGTTCGACCTGGGTACCTTCGACCGGGTATCGCCACGTACCGAGCAGAGCCTGAGCAAGTTCCGCAGCGAATACGGGGCGGCCGGGGTGGAAACCGACCGCGCCAGCACGGTCGGTATCAACTACCAGCCCCTCAAGAGCCTGACCACCAGCCTGTACGCCACCAAGGTCGAAGATTTCTGGAACCAGTACTATTTCGGCGCCAATCACCTGTTCGGCGACAGCGCCGTGCTCAGCCTGTCCACGGGTCTTAACTACTACAAGACGGTGGACGCCGGCAGCCGCAAGATGGGCGACATCGACAACGACACCTACAGCCTGTCGCTGGGCCTGACCCATCAGGCCCACACCCTTACCGCCGCCTGGCAGCAGGTCAATGGCAACGAGTATTTCGACTACCTCCACGAAACCAACGGCATCTACCTGGCCAACTCGCTGCTGTCGGACTTCAACGGCCCGAACGAGAAATCGCTGCAGCTATCCTATGTGCTCAACATGGCCTACTACGGCGTGCCAGGGCTGAAATTCAACCTGTACAACGCGCGTGGCTGGGGCATCGACGGCACCCATTACCGAGGCAGCGCCTACGACGTCCAAGGCCTCGATGGCGAGACCCATTACGAGTGGGGCATCGGCACCAGCTACGCGGTACAGAGCGGACCGCTCAAGGACACCAGCATCCGCGCTACCTACACCACGCACCGCGCAAGCAAGGCACAGGGCGATGGCAGCCTGAACGAATTCAGGCTCGTGACCACCATTCCGTTCAACATCCTCTGA
- a CDS encoding ABC transporter substrate-binding protein translates to MQAVTKKTSALRLLLATLILGSTSQLAAKPLVVCTEASPEGFDVVQYTTAVTFDAAAETLFNRLVDFKPGTTDVQPALAERWDISADGLTYTFHLRRGVKFHTTDYFKPSRDLNADDVLWSLRRQLDPNHPWHDKTSIGYPYFESMAFKSLLKSVDKTDDYTVVITLTRPEAPFLRDMAMGFTSIYSAEYGDQLLAAGKTAELNSKPIGTGPFIFQRYNKDAQVRFKPNPDYFRGKPPADALVFAIATDSNVRLQKLRANECQVALYPKPDDVPSIMADPRLKVAQTEALVTGYIAMNTQHPYLSDVRVRKAINMAFDRQTHVDQLFGKGNALVGINPYPPSMIGYNTANQNPPRDLDQARALLKQAGVPQGTVITLFTRNGGGPTNPNPRLSAEMLQSDLAQIGLKLDIRVMEWAEMLRRAKKGEADLVSSGWAGDNGDPDNFLTPLLSCEAASNGENYARWCNSKFQALITRAREVSDNDERARLYSEALTVYDEDQPWISMAHPKVFTAMRDNVEGYVISPLTSNNFATTRVK, encoded by the coding sequence ATGCAAGCTGTGACCAAGAAGACATCGGCATTGCGCCTGTTGCTGGCAACGCTGATCCTGGGCAGTACGTCTCAGCTGGCCGCCAAGCCGCTGGTGGTGTGCACCGAGGCCAGCCCCGAAGGGTTCGACGTGGTGCAATACACCACGGCGGTGACGTTCGACGCTGCAGCTGAAACCCTCTTCAACCGCCTGGTGGACTTCAAGCCCGGCACCACGGATGTACAACCAGCCCTGGCCGAGCGCTGGGACATTTCTGCCGACGGCCTGACCTATACCTTCCACCTTCGCCGTGGGGTCAAGTTCCACACCACCGACTATTTCAAGCCCAGCCGCGATCTGAACGCCGACGATGTGCTTTGGAGCTTGCGCCGCCAGCTTGACCCGAACCACCCCTGGCACGACAAGACCAGCATCGGCTACCCCTACTTCGAGAGCATGGCCTTCAAATCGTTGCTCAAGTCGGTGGACAAGACCGACGACTACACCGTGGTGATCACCCTGACCCGGCCCGAGGCGCCTTTCCTGCGCGACATGGCCATGGGCTTCACATCCATCTATTCCGCCGAGTACGGCGATCAGTTGTTGGCAGCCGGCAAAACGGCAGAGCTCAACAGCAAGCCAATCGGCACCGGGCCGTTCATTTTCCAGCGCTACAACAAAGATGCCCAGGTGCGCTTCAAGCCCAACCCGGACTACTTCCGTGGCAAGCCGCCCGCCGATGCCCTGGTTTTCGCCATCGCCACCGACAGTAACGTGCGCCTGCAGAAGTTGCGCGCCAACGAGTGCCAGGTTGCGCTGTATCCCAAACCGGACGATGTGCCGTCGATCATGGCGGATCCGCGCCTGAAGGTCGCGCAGACCGAAGCGCTGGTGACCGGCTACATTGCCATGAACACCCAGCATCCGTACCTGAGTGATGTACGCGTGCGCAAGGCGATCAACATGGCATTCGACCGCCAGACCCACGTCGACCAGCTGTTCGGCAAAGGCAATGCGCTGGTCGGCATCAACCCGTATCCCCCTTCGATGATCGGCTACAACACCGCCAACCAGAACCCGCCACGCGATCTGGACCAGGCGCGTGCGCTGCTTAAACAAGCCGGTGTACCCCAGGGCACGGTCATCACCCTGTTCACCCGCAATGGCGGCGGCCCGACCAACCCAAATCCGCGACTGTCCGCCGAGATGCTTCAGTCCGACCTGGCGCAGATCGGCCTTAAGCTGGATATCCGTGTCATGGAATGGGCCGAAATGCTGCGCCGTGCCAAGAAAGGCGAGGCGGACCTGGTGTCCAGTGGCTGGGCCGGCGACAACGGCGACCCGGACAACTTCCTCACCCCCTTGCTTAGCTGCGAGGCGGCCAGCAATGGCGAGAACTATGCACGCTGGTGCAACTCGAAATTCCAGGCACTGATCACCCGCGCCCGCGAGGTGAGCGACAACGACGAGCGTGCCAGGCTCTATAGCGAGGCATTGACGGTGTACGATGAGGACCAGCCCTGGATCAGCATGGCCCACCCCAAGGTGTTCACGGCCATGCGTGACAACGTGGAGGGCTACGTGATCAGCCCCCTGACCAGCAACAACTTCGCTACCACCCGAGTGAAGTAG
- a CDS encoding ABC transporter permease subunit encodes MLSFIARRLGLLIPTFFGITLLTFALIRLIPGDPVEVMMGERRVDPQMHAEAMERLGLNKPLPAQYLDYIGKLAQGDLGESLRTRESVWSEFTTLFPATLELAMAALLFAGVVGLLAGVIAALKRGSLFDHGVMGISLAGYSMPIFWWGLILIMFFSVSLGWTPVSGRIDLLYDIEPKTGFMLIDTLLSDEEGSFKDAVMHLILPAIVLGTIPLAVIARMTRSSMLEVLREDYIRTARAKGLSPARVVFMHGLRNALIPVLTVFGLQVGTLLAGAVLTETIFSWPGIGKWLIEAIGARDYPVVQNGILLIACLVILVNFVVDILYGLANPRIRHQR; translated from the coding sequence ATGTTGAGTTTTATTGCCCGGCGCCTCGGCCTGTTGATCCCGACCTTTTTCGGCATCACCTTGCTGACCTTCGCGCTGATACGCCTGATCCCCGGTGACCCGGTGGAAGTGATGATGGGCGAACGCAGGGTCGACCCGCAAATGCATGCCGAGGCCATGGAACGGCTAGGCCTGAACAAACCGTTGCCAGCCCAGTACCTGGACTACATCGGCAAGCTGGCCCAGGGCGACCTGGGCGAGTCGCTGCGCACGCGCGAGAGCGTATGGAGCGAGTTCACGACCTTGTTCCCGGCCACCCTGGAACTGGCCATGGCCGCCTTGCTGTTCGCCGGCGTGGTCGGCTTGCTGGCCGGGGTGATCGCCGCGCTCAAGCGCGGCTCGCTGTTCGACCATGGGGTGATGGGGATTTCGCTGGCCGGCTACTCGATGCCGATCTTCTGGTGGGGCCTGATCCTGATCATGTTCTTCTCGGTGAGCCTGGGCTGGACTCCGGTATCCGGGCGCATCGACCTGCTCTATGACATCGAACCCAAGACCGGCTTCATGCTCATCGACACCCTGCTCAGCGATGAAGAAGGCTCGTTCAAGGATGCGGTGATGCACCTGATTCTGCCGGCCATCGTCCTTGGTACCATCCCGCTGGCCGTGATCGCACGCATGACGCGCTCCTCCATGCTCGAAGTGCTGCGCGAGGACTACATCCGCACGGCGCGCGCCAAAGGGCTTTCCCCGGCCCGGGTCGTGTTCATGCACGGCTTGCGCAACGCCCTGATTCCCGTCTTGACCGTGTTCGGCCTGCAGGTCGGCACCTTGCTGGCCGGTGCAGTGTTGACCGAAACCATCTTCTCCTGGCCGGGCATCGGCAAATGGCTGATCGAAGCCATCGGTGCCCGTGACTACCCCGTGGTCCAGAACGGCATTCTGTTGATTGCCTGCCTGGTGATCCTGGTCAACTTCGTCGTGGACATTCTCTACGGCTTGGCCAACCCACGCATCCGTCATCAGCGCTGA
- a CDS encoding ABC transporter permease subunit: protein MTNPTAKNLSPVSPVDQSLLYPSPYKEFWQAFARNKGAVMGLAFMCVVVFCALFAPWVAPHAPSEQYRDFLLTPPVWLEGGTWQFILGTDELGRDLLSRLIQGARLSLLIGLSSVVISLIPGILLGLLAGFFPHFVGPSIMRLMDVMLALPSLLLAVAIVAILGPGLINTVIAIAIVSLPSYVRLTRAAVMGELNRDYVTAARLAGAGLWRLMFVTVLPNCMAPLIVQATLSFSSAILDAAALGFLGLGVQPPTPEWGTMLASARDYIERAWWVVSLPGLTILLSVLAINLMGDGLRDALDPKLKNAA, encoded by the coding sequence ATGACCAACCCGACTGCAAAAAACCTGTCCCCGGTCAGCCCGGTGGACCAGAGCCTTCTCTATCCCTCGCCCTACAAGGAATTCTGGCAGGCATTCGCGCGCAACAAGGGCGCGGTGATGGGCCTGGCGTTCATGTGCGTGGTGGTGTTCTGCGCGCTGTTTGCGCCCTGGGTCGCACCCCACGCCCCCAGCGAGCAGTACCGCGATTTTCTACTGACTCCCCCGGTGTGGCTGGAGGGCGGCACCTGGCAGTTCATCCTGGGCACCGATGAGCTTGGCCGCGACCTGCTCTCGCGCTTGATCCAGGGGGCGCGCCTGTCCTTGCTGATCGGCTTGTCATCGGTGGTGATATCGCTGATCCCCGGCATTCTGCTCGGGTTGCTGGCAGGCTTCTTCCCGCACTTCGTCGGCCCTTCGATCATGCGCCTGATGGACGTGATGCTGGCCCTGCCCTCGCTGCTACTGGCCGTCGCCATCGTCGCCATCCTCGGCCCTGGCCTGATCAACACCGTGATCGCCATTGCCATCGTCTCGCTGCCCTCGTACGTGCGCCTGACCCGCGCCGCCGTGATGGGCGAGCTTAACCGCGACTACGTCACCGCCGCCCGGCTGGCAGGTGCTGGGCTGTGGCGCCTGATGTTCGTGACCGTGCTGCCCAACTGCATGGCGCCGCTGATCGTGCAGGCCACCTTGAGCTTTTCCTCGGCCATTCTCGATGCCGCCGCCCTGGGCTTCCTGGGCCTTGGCGTGCAACCCCCGACGCCGGAGTGGGGCACCATGCTGGCCTCGGCCAGGGATTACATCGAGCGCGCCTGGTGGGTGGTGAGCCTGCCGGGCCTGACCATCCTGCTCAGCGTACTGGCGATCAACCTGATGGGTGATGGCCTGCGCGATGCGCTCGACCCCAAACTCAAGAACGCCGCCTGA